ACGTTGGGGACCTTCGAGGACGAGGCCCCCTACACCAGCGACTACGGGGGCAGGAGGATCTACTACCGGTCCGTCCGGGAGCGGGAGGTGGACCACCTGCGCGTCGGTGACTACCTGTGGCGCTGGGACACCGACTGGTTCTGGTGCTCGCGAGCGCTGGGGGCGCAGCACCCGTTGCTGCGCTCGATCTGGCCGCGGCGTTTCCTGCGTTCCGACTTCTACCGCAGGGTCGTGGCCCTCGACCAGCGCTTCGGGCTCTCCGACCGGTTCAACCGGCTGCGCGGACATCCGCGCCGGGAACAGGTGTTCCAGGACGTGGAGATCCCGGTGGACCGGCTCGCCGAGTTCCTGGACTTCTTCCACGACGAGATCGGGATCAGTCCCGTGTGGCTGTGCCCGGTGCGGCTGCGGGACGCGACCGGCTGGCCGCTGTACCCGATGGATCCGGCGACGCTGTACGTCAACGTCGGCTTCTGGGCCACTGTGCCGCTGCGTGCCGACCAGGAGCTCGGCGCGCACAATCGCCTCATCGAGGAGAAGGTGAGCGAGCTCGACGGGCACAAGTCGTTGTACTCGAGCGCCTACTACGAACGCGAGGAGTTCTGGAAGCACTACGACGGGGAGACGTACCGGCGCCTCAAAGACCGGTACGACCAGGCGGGAAAACTGCCGGGGCTGTACGAAAAGTGCGTGTTGGGGAGCTGACCGCCCGGGTGCGCACGGCCCGCTCGGGGATCACGGCACGACTCTCTTCTTCTCTGGTCGCGATGGAGGAACGGTAAATGGCGTTGGCAACCGTGTTCGCACGCGTGTTCGGGGACGATCTGCCGATCGAGTTCCGGGCTTACGACGGCAGCCGTCACGGGCCTTCCGATTGTT
The sequence above is a segment of the Actinopolyspora saharensis genome. Coding sequences within it:
- a CDS encoding FAD-binding protein; the encoded protein is METDPPEPSTGAEHADEVTALAVRYGRIPASERVRLAKSTSNLFRFRSPVSGSGLEVTGLDRVLSVDPETMTADVQGMTTYEDLVAETLRHGLMPLVVPQLRTITIGGAVAGLGIEASSFRNGLPHESVREMEILTGDGQVVPARPDNEHAELFRGFPNSYGSLGYALRLVIDLEPVRDHVRLRHVRFTSAAECAAAIEEIHGSGTWRGTRVDFVDGTVFDRSELYLTLGTFEDEAPYTSDYGGRRIYYRSVREREVDHLRVGDYLWRWDTDWFWCSRALGAQHPLLRSIWPRRFLRSDFYRRVVALDQRFGLSDRFNRLRGHPRREQVFQDVEIPVDRLAEFLDFFHDEIGISPVWLCPVRLRDATGWPLYPMDPATLYVNVGFWATVPLRADQELGAHNRLIEEKVSELDGHKSLYSSAYYEREEFWKHYDGETYRRLKDRYDQAGKLPGLYEKCVLGS